Within the Bacillus sp. FSL K6-3431 genome, the region CGTTCGAATGACCTTGGGAGTGCCTTTTTTGCAGTGAGGGTCACTCGGAAGGCGTTCGAATGACCTTGGGAGTGCCTTTTTTGCAGTGAGGGTCACTCGGAAGGCGTTCGATTGACCATAGTCCTGCCTTTTTTGCAGTGAGGGTCACTCGGAAGGCGTTCGATTGACCATAGTCCTACCTTTTTTGCAGTGAGGGTCACTCGGAAGGCGTTCGATTGACCATAGTCCTACTTTTTTTGCAGGGAGGGGCAATCGGTAGACGTTCGATTGACCTTGGGAGTGCCTTTTTTGCAGTGAGGGGCACTCGGAAGGCATTCGATTGACCTTACTCCTGCTTTTTTCGTAGTGAGGGGCAATCGGAAGGCGTTCGAATGACCTTGGGAGTGCCTTTTTCGCAGTGAGGGGCACTCGGAGATTTACCTTAGTCCGGCTTTTTTCACAGTGAGTCTATTGACCATAGTCCTGCTTTTTTCGCAGTGAGGGGCACTCGGAAGGCGTTCGATTGACCTTACTCCTGCTTTTTTCGTAGTGAGGGGATATCGAAGTGCGTTCAACGATCAGGTCGTGCCTTTTTCGCGATGAGGATAAAATGGAGAGGGTCTCCTAAAAAGCCAATTATATGACTTTGGATCCCCCCTTTTTGACTGTTATCTGGGAGTCGTGGGCTTTACGGTAATTGCAGGGGAAGATGTTGTTATGATACAGCCTTCAAGGTCCTGAGCGTGTATAAATCCTAGATTAAGAGCAGACTTAATTTTTAAGGCGTCAGGCTTTTTTACGATCTGAATAAGATCATTCATTTTTAAAGCTTCTAACCTTTTAATGGTTTCTTCATCATCAAATTTCTCCGTATTTCTTATTTGTCTTTGTAGTTTATATCCATTTAAAGTGATTTCCCCTTTAGCAAGGGTTCCAATTTGATTATCAAAAAAGTCATGAAAGATCTTCTTTAGTTGATTCATTTCTGTTTCGATTTCTTTCTTCTTCTTATTAAGTTCATAATAATTTATTAGCAATTCTTCTGTCATCAGTGCATTAGTATTTTTCAATAATCTCCCTCCAATAACAATCGATGGTCTATTTTATTGATGGATGATAGAAAATATTACTGATAAGTTTAGTGAAAATGGAGAATCATAGAAGAAATCTATTGAATATCTTTATGATTGAACATATTATGGAAAAATGAGTGGTTGTATATAATAAATAAGTAAGTACCATTTAAATATTCGCCCACCAGATAAGATAAGTTATCTATATATTATAATTGTTAAATTCATTTCCAATGATACATTAGAAATGATTATTAGATTGATTTTATTTACCAAATCATCCTTCTTTAAATAGGAAGATAAAATCAAGCTTCCGGTTTAAATGGACATCATCCATCTGAAAAATTTTAAGTTTATCGATGGTCATAAGGATCACGCGAGTACTACTTCGTATTTAAACTAATTCCTTTGCTTGTGGACAGTACATTACTTTATAAAAATAACTTTGGGAAAGTAGGATCCGGATATGTTGGGAACATCGTATTGGTTAAAGAATGTAAGATTAGAAAAAGATTATGTGGTAGAAGAAGGACAAGTCGTTGGTACTAAAACGGAGATTTGTCATATTAGAATTGAAGACGGTACCATTGCTGAGATTACTGGGACTGAAGTGGAATTGCAAAGTAATCTTCCAAAATACAACTGTAAAGAGCTTTTGATGTTACCTTCATTCGAAGAAGCACATATTCATTTGGATAAAACTTACTTCGATGGACCTTGGAAAGCTGTAAAGCCTATATCTACTATCTTCGAACGAATAGAGGAAGAGAAAATATTACTCCCTAAATTACTACCTATGGCTAGACAACAAGCCGAAAGCATTTTAACATGTATACAACGATTCGGTTCTACACATGTCCGTAGCCATTGTAATATCGAGCATGTCAGTGGTCTGCGCCGTTTAGAGGCAACCAAGCAAGCATTGGACACTTTCTCCAGTAAAATATCATCTGAAATAGTAGCTTTTCCACAGCATGGACTGCTTCGATCCGACTCAGTCCAACTCGTAAAACAATCTTTAGAAGAAGGTGCAACACATGTGGGTGGTGTTGATCCATATACAGTTGATGGAGATATGGAAAAGTCACTTCAGACGATGGTCGAATTGGCTGTTTTAAATAATGCAGGCATTGATATTCACTTGCATGATGGAGGGGAAGCAGGAAAACGAACACTAACACGGCTTGCAGAATTGACCGAAGAATCTGGATTGCAAGGTAAAGTAACAGTTAGCCATGCTTTCTGGTTTGCAGGTGCCGAGCCGAATGATGCGGAAATAATAGCTGAGCGAATGGCGTCACTTGGCATGTCCATCGCGTCTACGGTACCAATTGGAAGAACGACGATGCCGCTCATGATGTTACATAACAAAGGTGTAAAAGTAAAATTGGCAACAGATAGCCTTACGGATCACTGGTCTCCTTTTGGAACTGGAGATCAGTTAGAGAAAGTTGGACGGTTCTCGGAATTATATGGATGTACTGATGAATTGTCGCTGTCTCAGTCCCTTGGATTTATTACTTCCGGAATAACACCCCTTAATGAAAAAGGTGAGCAAATATGGCCAAAGCAGGGAGATACGGCGAACTTTATATTGGTTGAAGCCAGTTGTTCGGCGGAAGCGGTAGCCCGTAGGTCGGAGCGGCAAGCAGTTTGGTATGAAGGACGACTTGTAAGTGGTTCACTGTAGTTATATGCGAAGGTAGTTTACTTTTGTATAGTTCAGATATTATTAAAAACCGAGGCAATCTTAGATAAAAATTGTATTCATGTAATTTTTGATTGAAACCTGCTATTTAACGTGCTAGTATAAATATCGATATAACATTACCTTTAAATACGGTCCAGAGAGGCCGAAAAGGGCGACTAAATAGTCTTTGTACAATTTTTTATTTCGATGTACATTCATGCCCTTTTGTCCTCTGCGACGGAAGGGCATTTGTTTTTTACTTTTATTTTAAGATTTGAAAGTATCAGAGATACAATTTTTGAAAAAAATTTTTTCTCTGCATTTCTTAAATTGTAGGAATCTGTATACGTAATACTCTTTTAAACAAAGTCCTGTGAGGCTTGAAAAGAGGATGGGTGACATTTTTGTAAATGATTAATTACATTATCCATTCCTTCGATGCATCAAGAGCTTTATTTACTGTAAGAATAAAACTGGAGGGTGGAACAAGATGAATTATCGTAATAAAACAGTTGTAGCGTCAACAGCGGGATTAACGTTAGAAGGCATGGATATCATGTTTATATCTTTTGCCATGTCAATGATTATTGCGGAGTTTAACATTGATTTAGCAACAGGCGGGCTAATTTCTTCTATTACTAATATCGGAATGCTTATTGGGGGAGTAGTCTTCGGTATTTTGGCAGATAAATTTGGTAGAGTAAGAATTTTCACCTATACAATTATTTTGTTTGCAATAGGAACAGCATTAACAGGACTTGCAACTAGTATTGAGCAAGTCTATTTGTTCAGATTTATCGCAGGAATTGGTGCAGGAGGAGAGTATGGCATAGGTATGGCTCTTGTTGCGGAGGCATGGCCAAAGCATAAACAAGGTAGAGCTTCTTCATATGTAAGTATTGGTGCCCAAATTGGCGTTATACTAGCAGCGCTACTTAGTGCAATAATCCTCCCTACTTTGGGATGGAGAGCCCTGTTTTTCGTTGGAGTGCTTCCAGTTATTTTTGCTTTTATTGTTCGAAGGAATCTAGATGAATCTCCGGAATGGTTGGCTGCCCAAAAGCAGGAAAAGGTTGTCAATAAACAAAAGGAAGGTAAGTTGGCTCAATTGTTTAACAGCCCTAGAATAGCAATAACGACGGTCTCTTTAGCAATTATGGCAACTGTTCAGATTGCAGGATATAATGGATTAATGATCTGGTTGCCTTCTATGCTTCAGGAATCACAAGGATTATCTGTTTCAAGTTCTGCACTTTGGACAATCAGTACTGCTGTAGGAATGATTATCGGTATGCTGACCTTTGGCCAATTCATGGATAGATTTGGAGCGAAGCGCTCCTTTGGGATTTTTCTGCTTGCCTCCGCATGTGCAGTATTTTTATACTCGTATGCAACGGGTAGTGTCGGTGTATTAATTGGTGGCGCAATCGTCGGATTCTTTTCAAATGGAATGTTTGCGGGGTATGGAGCGTTGATAGGCAGTTATTATCCAGTTCAAATTCGAAGTACTGCCACGAATACGATATTTAACTTTGGTAGAGCGATAGGCGGCCTGTCGCCAATCCTTGTTGGTTATATACTGCAAAGCTATGATATGACAGTAGCGATGCTCTATTTAGCAGTCCTATATTGTATATTGTTTATTGTGATGCTTAGCCTGAAGAATAATTCGTCTAGAACCATTACAGGTTAAAAAAGTTTATGAATGGTGGATGCTATCAATATGAGATCATTTCCCTATTCAAAAAGATGCTCGATTTTCTACGTTTCAAGATTTGTAACGGATGCGTATTATTTATTACCAGGGATAAAACTATCTCCTTTTTTATCCCATATACCTTAACAATCTTCACAAGGAAAAAGCATGGTCCGATTTAAATTGGACCATGCTTTTTCCTTTATCCTTAAAGAGGTTGCTCAAATATCCGGGAAAATGATTGGGGAAACATATTGCTTATTACAGTTCATTTTTCCTTTCTTTTGAACCCGCTCTGAAAGGGGTGCACACGGAAAATTTTTTATTCATTTCGTATTTCATAAACTGTCTTTCCTGACGAACATTTAATTACCCGTCAGTGCAGTTTAACCGATCTGACTGTATTGGTGATAGGCAAAGGCATCGTAAGCGCTAGTCTTCGATTCACACCTTTTTACATGTCAGCTATCAAGTTGCACTTTCACAAAAAATTACCGCTTACTGCTCGGCATAACACTGTGTGAATAGAACCTAATTTTCTCGGTTCTCGACGAGTGTACCAATTGCAAGTAAAGTAAATCTTCCGTCAAGGCTGTGCATTTCATCCGTGGAAGTCACTTGAAAAAGGGTTCTTTCCAGCGGTTGTTTCGCCTTGTACTCTACATATACCCGCTTAATATCGTGATAAACCAATATACCCAAAAAATAATACACTTTTTGGTATATTGTTCAAGGGTTACAGTCTCTTTTACGATGGCGCCTGTTAATCAAACCCTTATCCTTCGCAACATGTCTAAGAAAATTAGGATAAGTAAATGTAAAGGATCTGTAATAAATTAACAATTAATAATTTCGTTAAATGGGTAAATATAGTCTCGAAAAAGCCGATATAAGATAGGTCTAATGGAATGATAATTTAGATTTTGTAACTCAATATGCAAAGACAAGACATAGTTTAGAAATTGATCTTAGGTTGGATTAATTACAAAATTAGTCTGAGATACAAGGATAGATAAACGATGAAAGAAGTGGAGATGACTAGAAGATGTGCATGTGAAGTTTGATTGATAAAGATCAGTGTGACTAAACTATCTTTCATTGATTCTATATGAAGTATTAAAGCGATCTACTCTTTTAATAAATGGACTTATGCAATAAACGAATGAGAAAGAAATATTTTAAATAATGGAGTGTTGGTAGTAGTGAAAAAACTATTTAATTTTAAAAGTATTAAAATGAAAATTTTATTCGGATTTTCTTTTGTTGTATTCTTGGCTTTAATTTTGGGAGCTTATACGATTCTTTTCGTTGGAAATATCAACGGAAACACAAGTGAAATTGTCGAGGAACAAGTTCCATTATTAATTAAAAACGAACAAATTGCTTTAAACATGTCTAAAAGAACATCGTTAGTTCGAGGGTATATTATATATAATGACCCTGCTATGAAAACTGAATTCAATGAGATTTCAAAAAGGGGAATTGAATTAGAGAATGAATTAATGGACTTGAATAATGATGAAGAAATGAAAAAGCTTATTGCTAATAGAGAACAATTTGATCAAATCATCAATGAGATTTTCGTAGAATATGATGGAGGTAATATAGAAGCAGCAATGGAACTCTTAAATACAAAAGCTAAACCATTAGGGGCAGAGATCATGAACGCTTTTGAAAAAAGAGCGCTCATCGGAGAAGGGGGCATTGTTGAAAGAGGTGATGAGATTCTTAGATATGGGAAGGTAGGTTTGAATGTCGCTGTAGTATTGTCACTTCTTGTTATTGCACTCGGTATTCTAGTAGCACTGATCACTTCCCGTTTAATTACAACTCCGATTGTCTCTGTTATGAATCGTATGAAAATAATTGCAAGTGGTGATCTAAGTGAGGAACCGCTTGTAACAAAAGCTAAAGACGAAATAGGGCAACTTGTTAAAGCAACAAATATCATGAATGACAATACTAGAAACTTACTAAACGAGATAAATAGCGTCTCAGAAACTGTCTCAGGTCAAAGTGAAGAATTGACGCAAGCTGCTAGTGAGGTAAAATCAGGGACGGAGCAAGTTGCGATTACGATGGAAGAATTAGCAACTGCGTCTGAAACGCAAGCCAATAGTGCAACAGATCTCTCTCTAGCTAATGGAACATTCATTAATAAGGTCAAGGAAGCGAATGAAAATGGGGAACGTATTCAAGCAAACTCATTTGAAGTGTTAGAAATGACTAGTGAAGGGTCTCGTTTAATGAATTCCTCTACCGATCAAATGGCTAAGATTGATCAAATTGTCCATGATGCAGTTGAAAAGATGGAAAATCTAGATAATCAGTCACAAGAAATTTCAAATTTAGTATCTGTCATTATGAATATTGCAGCTCAAACAAATCTTCTTGCATTGAATGCAGCGATTGAGGCTGCAAGGGCAGGGGAGCATGGCAAAGGATTTGCTGTGGTGGCCGATGAAGTAAGGAAGCTTGCTGAACAAGTAGCCATTTCCGTGAATGATATAACTGGCATCGTATCAAATATCCAGAGTGAATCAAGCATAGTCGCGGAATCATTAAAAAGTGGATATAAAGAAGTGAAAGAAGGAACCATTCAAATAGAAACAACTGGTGAGACTTTTAATAAAATCAGTAGCTCTGTAACAGCAATGGTAGAAAATATTAAAATAGTGTCTGGAAATTTATCTGATATTGTGGCTAATAGTCAGTTAATGAATGAATCTATTGAGCAAATTGCGGCGATCTCTGAAGAAGCAGCTGCGGGAATAGAACAAACGGCAGCTTCTGCACAACAAACTAGTGGGTCAATGGAGGAAGTAGCAGGAAGCTCTAATCATCTCGCAGAATTAGCGGAAGAAATGAATAACTTAATTCATAAATTTAAACTTTAAAATGAATGTGTAAAATAAGTATTAGCTTTTTACGATAGCATTGATATTCGCTAGTTACACAATATATAAATTAAAAGAAAGATAGATAAAGCGGGCTATTCGCTTTATCTATCTTCTTTTGCTATATATCCAGCCCTTTCATAATGCATACTGT harbors:
- a CDS encoding amidohydrolase, whose product is MLGTSYWLKNVRLEKDYVVEEGQVVGTKTEICHIRIEDGTIAEITGTEVELQSNLPKYNCKELLMLPSFEEAHIHLDKTYFDGPWKAVKPISTIFERIEEEKILLPKLLPMARQQAESILTCIQRFGSTHVRSHCNIEHVSGLRRLEATKQALDTFSSKISSEIVAFPQHGLLRSDSVQLVKQSLEEGATHVGGVDPYTVDGDMEKSLQTMVELAVLNNAGIDIHLHDGGEAGKRTLTRLAELTEESGLQGKVTVSHAFWFAGAEPNDAEIIAERMASLGMSIASTVPIGRTTMPLMMLHNKGVKVKLATDSLTDHWSPFGTGDQLEKVGRFSELYGCTDELSLSQSLGFITSGITPLNEKGEQIWPKQGDTANFILVEASCSAEAVARRSERQAVWYEGRLVSGSL
- a CDS encoding MFS transporter, producing the protein MNYRNKTVVASTAGLTLEGMDIMFISFAMSMIIAEFNIDLATGGLISSITNIGMLIGGVVFGILADKFGRVRIFTYTIILFAIGTALTGLATSIEQVYLFRFIAGIGAGGEYGIGMALVAEAWPKHKQGRASSYVSIGAQIGVILAALLSAIILPTLGWRALFFVGVLPVIFAFIVRRNLDESPEWLAAQKQEKVVNKQKEGKLAQLFNSPRIAITTVSLAIMATVQIAGYNGLMIWLPSMLQESQGLSVSSSALWTISTAVGMIIGMLTFGQFMDRFGAKRSFGIFLLASACAVFLYSYATGSVGVLIGGAIVGFFSNGMFAGYGALIGSYYPVQIRSTATNTIFNFGRAIGGLSPILVGYILQSYDMTVAMLYLAVLYCILFIVMLSLKNNSSRTITG
- a CDS encoding methyl-accepting chemotaxis protein, which translates into the protein MKKLFNFKSIKMKILFGFSFVVFLALILGAYTILFVGNINGNTSEIVEEQVPLLIKNEQIALNMSKRTSLVRGYIIYNDPAMKTEFNEISKRGIELENELMDLNNDEEMKKLIANREQFDQIINEIFVEYDGGNIEAAMELLNTKAKPLGAEIMNAFEKRALIGEGGIVERGDEILRYGKVGLNVAVVLSLLVIALGILVALITSRLITTPIVSVMNRMKIIASGDLSEEPLVTKAKDEIGQLVKATNIMNDNTRNLLNEINSVSETVSGQSEELTQAASEVKSGTEQVAITMEELATASETQANSATDLSLANGTFINKVKEANENGERIQANSFEVLEMTSEGSRLMNSSTDQMAKIDQIVHDAVEKMENLDNQSQEISNLVSVIMNIAAQTNLLALNAAIEAARAGEHGKGFAVVADEVRKLAEQVAISVNDITGIVSNIQSESSIVAESLKSGYKEVKEGTIQIETTGETFNKISSSVTAMVENIKIVSGNLSDIVANSQLMNESIEQIAAISEEAAAGIEQTAASAQQTSGSMEEVAGSSNHLAELAEEMNNLIHKFKL